From the Daphnia magna isolate NIES linkage group LG3, ASM2063170v1.1, whole genome shotgun sequence genome, one window contains:
- the LOC116919307 gene encoding uncharacterized protein LOC116919307, which yields MGDDKICVICNDGFTGRIIQYVSCVECKGPIHVSCIPGNKRGKVLSKATYVLMNKNNETFDFQCAKCPTVVPQVELMAQAAQVVKNARTFKLTLGPLHSSPNKNLHARPTTHSTDVIPFTPILGMDGMDGICLPMITPQIELANALAGLPIISTSSAADGYSEKNASSAPHDIQMISISSAADGNSEINALSAHMEKTSFFARPVATQESSLPSLPVQERSRSGDRSHRGNGLRKWHIEPAEGKRLRPMLIDDTDRGLGIRNTRKNGTVMWRCNYRPNKNPCRGLVSQIGDKFAEHHPHSCKAKSHHKVNMVLAAEAKKHALSHINEPALKVVEPMVVKALDDNPNWNPINPTTLARAVNRVKAKLTAKNPTDLFFQIKMDLMPTSFFKGEVVVGSKRHLIFMTDEQLALLKTAVRWYADGTFKIINFPFTQLFSLHGFLKKNGQLKQVPLCFVFMSGRTQRDYRKVFEKILELLGGECAVKEFVTDFERAIWRGVKETLPEVNIIGCGFHWCQAVFRNLKKIGLVGLYRSNANVHKYLKRFLSLHLIPMEKIPRMFEYLEKKIISLWETDEELKKKKTQLALVKKFVSYMRANWIVSKVWPPAKWCVFNQPIRTNNDAEGWHNRINCHNKDKMNFYSLVPILYQESKLIPLYKKLLCGNKLIKRTLKLTDSVNKKLFVLWNSYPEQINGKQLLKAVSEVYAESNVLNEAMCLDDEKDDVSE from the exons ATGGGTGATGACAAAATTTGCGTTATTTGCAATGATGGATTTACTGGTAGAATCATTCAGTATGTTTCGTGTGTGGAATGCAAGGGTCCTATTCATGTTTCCTGCATTCCTGGTAACAAACGGGGAAAAG TTCTTTCAAAAGCAACTTATGTACTTATGAACAAGAACAACGAGACTTTTGACTTTCAGTGTGCAAAATGCCCTACTGTTGTGCCTCAAGTCGAACTCATGGCTCAGGCCGCACAAGTGGTGAAAAATGCGCGAACATTCAAACTTACTTTAGGGCCGTTACACTCAAGCCCAAATAAAAACCTCCATGCACGACCAACTACGCATTCTACTGACGTCATACCATTTACTCCAATCCTTGGAATGGATGGAATGGATGGAATTTGCCTTCCTATGATAACGCCTCAGATTGAATTAGCCAATGCATTGGCAGGGCTTCCG ATTATATCAACAAGTTCTGCTGCTGATGGctattcagaaaaaaatgcGTCAAGTGCTCCTCATGATATCCAGATGATATCAATAAGTTCTGCTGCTGATGGCAACTCAGAAATAAATGCGTTAAGTGCTCATATGGAAAAGACTAGCTTCTTTGCCAGGCCTGTTGCTACTCAGGAATCGAGTCTGCCGTCCTTGCCTGTTCAGGAACGATCAAGATCAGGTGATCGATCTCACAGAGGAAATGGTTTACGAAAATGGCACATTGAGCCAGCAGAAGGCAAAAG ACTACGCCCTATGCTGATCGACGACACTGATCGTGGTCTCGGAATTCGCAACACGAGAAAAAATGGAACTGTCATGTGGCGCTGCAACTACCGGCCAAATAAAAATCCTTGTCGTGGACTAGTTTCCCAGATTGGAGATAAATTTGCGGAGCATCACCCGCATTCGTGCAAGGCAAAGTCCCACCATAAAGTCAACATGGTTCTTGCTGCCGAAGCCAAAAAGCATGCCTTATCTCATATTAACGAACCTGCCCTAAAAGTCGTTGAGCCCATGGTTGTTAAGGCCCTTGATGATAACCCAAATTGGAACCCAATTAACCCCACAACGTTAGCTAGGGCTGTAAATCGGGTAAAAGCAAAGCTCACTGCTAAAAACCCAActgatcttttttttcaaatcaaaatggaCTTAATGCCCACTTCGTTTTTTAAAGGAGAAGTTGTAGTTGGTTCTAAACGTCATTTAATTTTCATGACTGACGAACAACTAGCGCTTTTGAAAACTGCCGTTCGATGGTATGCCGACGGAACCTTTAAAATCATAAACTTCCCTTTCACTCAACTATTTTCCCTCCATGGGTTTCTAAAAAAGAATGGGCAGTTAAAGCAGGTTCCactttgttttgtgtttatgtcGGGAAGGACTCAAAGAGATTACCGCAAGGTTTTCGAAAAGATTCTGGAATTGTTGGGTGGTGAATGTGCTGTGAAGGAGTTTGTTACAGACTTTGAACGAGCAATTTGGAGGGGGGTGAAGGAAACGCTTCCTGAGGTTAATATTATTGGGTGTGGCTTCCACTGGTGTCAGGCTGTATTTAGAAATCTAAAAAAGATTGGCCTTGTTGGATTGTATAGAAGTAACGCAAATGTACATAAATATCTAAAAAGATTCCTAAGCTTACACCTGATaccaatggaaaaaattcccAGAATGTTTGAATACCTCGAAAAGAAGATTATTTCTCTTTGGGAGACGGATGAggaattaaaaaagaagaaaacacaacTAGCACTAgtcaaaaaatttgtttcctATATGCGTGCCAATTGGATCGTAAGTAAAGTCTGGCCCCCTGCAAAATGGTGTGTTTTCAACCAGCCAATCCGCACTAACAACGACGCAGAGGGTTGGCATAATCGCATCAATTGCCACAATAAggataaaatgaatttttactcACTGGTACCCATACTTTATCAGGAGTCCAAATTAATTCCCCTCTATAAGAAATTACTATGCGGAAACAAACTAATTAAGCGCACACTGAAACTAACCGATtctgtaaacaaaaaattgtttgtgttgTGGAATTCCTACCCTGAACAGATTAATGGAAAACAACTTCTAAAAGCTGTTTCTGAAGTGTATGCCGAATCAAATGTGTTAAATGAAGCTATGTGTTTGGACGATGAAAAAGATGATGTGAGTGAATGA
- the LOC116919878 gene encoding uncharacterized protein LOC116919878 has translation MMCCDVTSINWLIFSKIMDPPMPIMRPKRTIKKKLNFMFSNSALYGKRRGSVAAATKKVIKAAGKNNSTTSVPGFIPQIPKPVHALSQLIQGRALTVRAENGLGPTTNNREKTSSTRVPVSVPQIQGPAHAASLSQLIQVRPGNEKENGLGPSTNNTRRTSSTSLPVSDQRRTILSEAGLNRIGARTKHTTERFNGADLMPNGGVDNSHNPLHSELGDASLTF, from the exons ATGATGTGCTGTGACGTAACTAGTATTAATTGGCTCATCTTTTCGAAAATAATGGATCCGCCTATGCCG ATCATGAGGCCAAAAAGGACtattaagaaaaaattgaacTTCATGTTTTCGAATTCGGCATTATACG GTAAAAGGAGAGGTTCAGTTGCTGCTGCGACTAAAAAGGTCATCAAAGCAGCTGGTAAGAACAACTCAACAACATCGGTGCCAGGTTTCATTCCACAAATTCCAAAACCAGTTCATGCATTGTCTCAATTAATCCAAG GTAGGGCATTAACAGTGAGAGCGGAGAATGGATTGGGGCCAACCACCAACAACAGAGAGAAAACCTCATCAACAAGAGTACCAGTTTCCGTTCCACAAATTCAAGGACCAGCTCATGCAGCATCATTGTCTCAATTAATCCAAG TCAGACCGgggaatgaaaaagaaaatggattgGGGCCATCCACCAACAACACAAGGAGAACCTCATCAACATCATTACCAGTTTCTGATCAAAGAAGGACTATCCTTTCAGAAGCCGGACTAAATCGTATAGGGGCAAGAACCAAACATACGACTGAACGTTTTAATG GCGCTGATTTAATGCCCAACGGTGGTGTCGACAACTCACACAACCCACTTCATTCTGAATTAG GTGATGCTTCCTTAACCTTTTAA
- the LOC123470557 gene encoding uncharacterized protein LOC123470557: MTTGHDGHDNKEDHLKYCTVEQRMLERARDTRQRSRMIFEEIRDMNPGVPKAYDANLERAVERSRRSAQLPVPRTIDEAQASLIASELYNKTADGTSNFYHGRVSTPSGTALVFISFVMLPLLRTSEEIACDGTFATLPLLFSQLFMLHVSAYRAMFPLAYAVMSEKTKSLYQVLYFRNKYLFQAIFRKVCTEGLRQSYMHRPNVKKIVKMLVAFAFLPSAQAMVLQFLHIFQSSAVLLQDETPDVRANMQIIYEYIGSYWFQIVTPESPHRFSVNGQPRRTTNEVESFHRWFNRRCEYLQKVEAGAVKDYNLARSGRLIRREHSRKQTEKDARIRTFCQSLDNREITVCQFLEMCSGVFEPLNNPAPLGGLLADPFDSDYVHSVSDESLEEDQQGADVGPDVNRRAARVRRPRGVRLLKIS; this comes from the exons ATGACCACTGGCCATGATGGGCACGATAACAAAGAAGATCATTTGAAGTATTGTACCGTGGAACAACGAATGTTGGAGAGGGCACGTGACACACGACAAAGAAGTCGGAtgatttttgaagaaattCGCGACAT GAATCCTGGAGTTCCAAAAGCGTATGATGCCAACCTCGAACGTGCAGTGGAGCGTTCAAGACGATCAGCGCAACTTCCAGTGCCACGAACGATAGATGAAGCACAGGCTTCCTTAATAGCTAGCGAGCTATACAA TAAAACAGCAGATGGAACTTCAAACTTCTATCATGGACGAGTTTCAACTCCATCCGGCACTGCTCTCGTGTTTATCAGTTTCGTCATGCTACCGCTGCTTCGAACGTCAGAAGAAATAGCATGCGACGGAACGTTTGCCACTTTGCCGTTACTGTTTTCGCAGTTATTCATGTTGCACGTTTCGGcatatagggct atgtTTCCACTGGCTTATGCTGTCATGTCTGAAAAGACCAAATCACTATACCA AGTTTTATATTTTCGTAATAAATATTTGTTTCAGGCAATTTTCCGAAAAGTTTGCACAGAAGGATTACGGCAGTCTTATATGCACCGGCCAAATGTcaagaaaattgtaaaaatgCTTGTTGCATTCGCTTTCTTACCTTCCGCACAAGCTATGGTTCTGCAATTTCTTC ATATCTTCCAATCATCAGCGGTCTTACTGCAAGATGAAACCCCTGATGTCAGGGCTAATATGCAAATCATTTATGAATACATTGGAAGTTATTGGTTTCAGATAGTCACTCCAGAAAGTCCACATCGTTTTAGCGTCAATGGGCAGCCCAGGCGTACGACGAATGAGGTAGAATCTTTCCACCGATGGTTCAACAGGCGATGT GAGTACTTGCAAAAAGTAGAAGCAGGTGCCGTAAAGGACTACAACCTCGCCCGATCAGGACGGCTAATTCGAAGAGAACATTCCAggaaacaaacagaaaaggaTGCACGTATTAGGACTTTTTGCCAATCTTTGGACAACCGAGAAATAACAGTTTGCCAGTTTCTTGAAATGTGTTCCGGAGTTTTCGAACCTCTGAATAATCCTGCACCATTAGGTGGCCTATTAGCTGATCCCTTTGACTCGGACTATGTACACTCTGTTTCCGATGAGTCTTTG GAAGAAGACCAACAAGGCGCTGATGTTGGACCTGACGTCAATCGAAGAGCTGCTCGTGTCCGTCGACCTCGTGGTGTtcgattgttaaaaatttcataA